From one Formosa sediminum genomic stretch:
- a CDS encoding tetratricopeptide repeat-containing sensor histidine kinase, with product MKQLLLVIILLTNTIIVAQNSTHQHGIDALKVQISSESNKGQKLKLLDSLTNLTFQKTELGFDSICRATINYAIDIDSLNLASINTQRLINYYNNVLGEPEEGITIFNTYFKLVKDKISDRNLAGIYIDAGDSYYFIKEVDTAMSYYDKAITYAEKSGDNRVKAFGFLNQGYAYIDEGQFPKASQSLQEASKIFVTVKDTFNIIASKNALSILYSENGFLKEAKEERDQAIALAELTKNYGLLVSLYVNRASDYKKQDLQQERIKNLHKAVEVNKKSDNYEFFKPIILNILIIAYAENDSITKARSYLKTLKEDKKNIEGIYENYYYRACSHLAYAEKDYTTALQWNLKYLDVAKHSNSIESVEDAETLLAKIYEKLNLYEDAYTHLKASKKIEDSLKSIQKNNALSYYQTLYETNKRDQKIKDQNNEILLLDEQNSRKAQLFWLSIIILIAIFSIIYLWRSRKYTQRNIQLQKTFAQDLIQSVEAERKRISSELHDSVGQSLLLIKNKIFLENKNTTDTALVDGAINEVRTISQQLHPFQFETLGLIKSIKNTIENFQKNSTIFYSEDIEIDTLDIPKDKEIYIYRMIQECLNNVEKHSKANACIVSLSNLKDAVIFQIKDNGIGFDITENSKLLNSLGMKTLKERARLVGAQLSIDSTKGKETIIQIKIQKK from the coding sequence ATGAAACAACTATTATTAGTCATAATTCTCTTAACTAATACAATTATAGTTGCACAAAATTCAACGCATCAGCATGGCATTGATGCGTTGAAAGTGCAAATTAGTTCTGAATCAAATAAAGGGCAAAAATTAAAATTATTAGATAGTTTAACAAACCTTACTTTTCAAAAAACAGAACTAGGTTTCGACTCTATATGTAGAGCTACTATAAACTATGCCATTGACATAGATTCTCTTAATCTAGCGTCTATAAACACCCAGAGACTTATAAATTATTACAATAATGTTTTGGGCGAACCGGAAGAAGGCATTACTATTTTCAATACTTATTTTAAACTTGTAAAAGACAAAATATCAGACAGAAATCTTGCTGGCATATATATAGATGCTGGAGATAGTTATTATTTTATAAAAGAAGTAGACACAGCCATGTCGTATTACGATAAGGCTATAACATATGCTGAAAAATCTGGAGATAACCGAGTAAAAGCTTTTGGATTCTTAAACCAAGGTTATGCATATATAGACGAAGGTCAATTCCCTAAAGCATCGCAAAGCCTACAAGAAGCTTCTAAAATTTTTGTTACAGTAAAAGACACCTTCAACATTATTGCTTCTAAAAATGCTTTGTCTATTTTATACAGCGAGAATGGTTTTTTAAAAGAAGCAAAAGAAGAGCGTGATCAAGCCATAGCATTAGCAGAATTAACAAAAAATTATGGTTTACTTGTATCCTTATATGTTAACAGAGCATCAGATTACAAAAAACAAGATTTACAACAAGAGCGCATAAAAAACTTACATAAAGCGGTTGAGGTAAATAAAAAATCAGACAATTACGAGTTCTTTAAGCCAATAATATTAAATATTTTAATTATTGCTTATGCAGAAAACGATAGTATAACCAAGGCAAGATCCTACTTAAAAACATTAAAAGAAGATAAAAAGAATATTGAAGGCATTTACGAGAATTATTACTACAGAGCCTGTAGTCATTTAGCTTATGCGGAAAAGGATTATACTACCGCCTTACAATGGAATTTAAAGTATCTTGATGTTGCAAAACACTCCAACAGCATTGAAAGTGTAGAAGATGCCGAAACTTTACTAGCTAAAATATACGAAAAATTAAACCTATATGAAGATGCATACACCCACTTAAAAGCTTCAAAGAAAATTGAAGATTCTTTAAAATCTATTCAAAAAAACAATGCGTTAAGTTATTACCAAACGCTTTACGAGACCAACAAACGCGATCAAAAAATAAAAGATCAGAACAATGAAATTCTATTATTAGACGAACAAAATAGCAGAAAAGCTCAATTATTTTGGTTAAGCATAATTATTCTTATTGCTATTTTTTCTATTATTTATTTATGGCGCTCACGTAAATACACCCAAAGAAACATACAGCTTCAAAAAACCTTTGCTCAAGATCTTATACAGAGCGTTGAAGCTGAACGAAAACGCATTTCAAGCGAACTACATGATAGTGTGGGACAAAGCTTATTACTCATTAAAAATAAAATCTTCTTAGAGAATAAAAACACTACAGACACAGCTTTAGTAGATGGCGCTATTAATGAAGTAAGAACCATATCTCAGCAATTACATCCATTTCAATTTGAAACGTTAGGCTTAATAAAATCTATCAAAAATACGATAGAAAATTTTCAAAAAAATTCAACCATATTCTATTCCGAAGATATCGAAATAGATACCCTAGATATTCCGAAAGATAAAGAAATTTACATCTATAGAATGATTCAAGAATGCTTAAACAATGTCGAGAAACATTCTAAAGCCAACGCTTGTATTGTAAGTCTTAGTAATTTAAAAGATGCTGTTATCTTTCAAATAAAAGACAACGGTATTGGCTTTGATATTACCGAAAACTCAAAATTACTAAATAGCTTAGGAATGAAAACTTTAAAAGAACGTGCTAGATTAGTTGGTGCACAACTAAGTATAGATTCTACTAAAGGGAAAGAAACAATTATTCAAATAAAAATTCAAAAAAAATAA
- the purL gene encoding phosphoribosylformylglycinamidine synthase: MIHFFGNVNSKLFAVQTVKELSPETISKLTWLFGNQPKLEQASIDAFFVGPRAAMITPWSTNAVEITQNMGIQDIIRIEEFEAVSEDYSDFDPMISQKFKGLNQDSFTIDIQPEPVLNIEDIAAYNTQEGLALSDEEVTYLEGVAKKIGRPLTDSEVFGFSQVNSEHCRHKIFNGTFVIDGEEKEVSLFKMIRETSNKNPNDIVSAYKDNVAFVKGPVVEQFAPKTADKPDFYETKNFESVISLKAETHNFPTTVEPFNGAATGSGGEIRDRLAGGKGSLPLAGTAVYMTSYSRLEENRPWEQKFDARPWLYQTPMDILIKASNGASDFGNKFGQPLISGSVLTFEHDENASSSTSKARKLGYDKVIMQAGGIGYGKAEQALKDTPKEGDKIVILGGENYRIGMGGAAVSSADTGEFESGIELNAVQRSNPEMQKRAANAVRGMVESDENFIVSIHDHGAGGHLNCLSELVEDTGGKIELDQLPVGDPTLSAKEIIGNESQERMGLVIAEKHLETLHKIADRERSPIYDVGEVTGNNRFTFESKLTGEKPMDLALEDMFGSSPKTIMTDNTIVRKYKNPRYKSKNLKIYLEQVLQLEAVACKDWLTNKVDRCVGGKVAKQQCVGPLQIPLNNVGVMALDYNGKEGIATSIGHAPISALIQPDAGSRNAITESLTNIIWAPLKDNLKSVSLSANWMWPCKNEGEDARLYKAVQAVSEFAIDLGINVPTGKDSLSMKQKYPNEEVIAPGTVIISAAGHCNEITKVVEPLLKANAGNIYYINISQDDFKLGGSSFFQVLNAIGNDTPDVKSTDFVKTAFNTIQDLIKADKIKAGHDIASGGLITTLLELCFADVNLGADFDFTALNEEDSLKLLFSENAGLVFQADASVEEHFANAGVEVFNIGTANNSGQISIKNHEEVFAFNISEMRDVWYKTSYLLDKKQTANNVAEARYENYKNQPLQYTFPKNFTGKLTKIDASQPRPKAAILREKGSNSEREMANAMYLAGFDVKDVHMTDLISGRETLEDIQFLGAVGGFSNSDVLGSAKGWAGAIKYNDKANKVIQDFFARKDTLSVGICNGCQLWMELELINPEHDVHGKMLHNDSHKHESSFTSVKIQKNNSVMLSSLEGSTLGVWISHGEGKFNLPKEESAYNIVAKYGYESYPANPNGSDYNTAMMCDATGRHLVTMPHIERSTFQWNWANYPEGRTDEVSPWLEAFENAKKWITSNTK, from the coding sequence ATGATTCATTTCTTTGGAAACGTAAACAGTAAATTATTTGCTGTACAAACAGTTAAAGAATTATCCCCTGAAACCATTTCAAAACTAACATGGCTTTTTGGCAACCAGCCTAAGCTTGAACAAGCATCTATCGATGCTTTTTTTGTTGGTCCTCGTGCCGCCATGATAACACCTTGGAGTACAAATGCAGTAGAAATAACCCAAAATATGGGAATTCAAGACATTATTAGAATTGAAGAATTTGAAGCTGTTTCTGAAGATTATTCTGATTTTGACCCTATGATTTCTCAAAAATTTAAAGGGTTAAACCAAGATTCGTTTACTATTGATATTCAGCCAGAACCGGTTTTAAACATTGAAGATATTGCAGCCTATAACACCCAAGAAGGTTTGGCTTTAAGCGACGAAGAAGTGACATATTTAGAAGGTGTAGCTAAGAAAATTGGTAGACCGTTAACAGATTCTGAAGTTTTCGGATTTTCGCAGGTAAATTCAGAGCACTGTCGTCATAAAATCTTCAACGGTACCTTTGTTATCGATGGTGAAGAAAAAGAGGTATCATTATTTAAAATGATTCGCGAAACATCAAACAAAAATCCTAACGATATAGTTTCGGCATATAAAGATAATGTGGCTTTTGTAAAAGGTCCAGTGGTAGAACAATTTGCACCAAAAACTGCAGATAAACCTGATTTTTATGAAACTAAAAATTTTGAATCTGTAATTTCATTAAAAGCAGAAACACACAATTTCCCAACTACTGTAGAGCCGTTTAATGGGGCTGCAACAGGTTCTGGAGGAGAGATTCGCGACAGACTTGCTGGAGGAAAAGGGTCTTTACCCTTAGCAGGAACTGCGGTTTATATGACGTCTTACTCGCGTTTAGAAGAAAACCGCCCTTGGGAACAAAAATTTGATGCACGTCCGTGGTTATACCAAACCCCAATGGACATTTTAATAAAAGCTAGTAATGGGGCTTCAGACTTCGGAAACAAATTCGGACAACCTTTAATTTCTGGTTCTGTCTTAACATTCGAGCATGACGAAAATGCCTCATCAAGCACTTCAAAAGCTAGAAAATTAGGGTACGATAAAGTCATTATGCAAGCTGGAGGTATTGGTTACGGTAAAGCCGAACAAGCCTTAAAAGACACCCCAAAAGAAGGCGATAAAATTGTTATTCTAGGTGGTGAAAACTACCGTATTGGTATGGGTGGTGCAGCAGTATCATCGGCAGATACTGGAGAGTTCGAATCTGGAATCGAGTTAAATGCAGTACAACGTTCTAACCCAGAAATGCAAAAACGTGCTGCCAACGCCGTTCGTGGTATGGTTGAAAGCGACGAAAATTTTATCGTTTCTATTCACGACCATGGTGCTGGCGGACACTTAAACTGTCTGTCTGAATTGGTTGAAGACACGGGAGGAAAAATTGAATTAGACCAATTACCTGTTGGAGACCCTACCCTATCTGCAAAAGAGATTATTGGTAACGAATCTCAAGAGCGTATGGGATTAGTCATTGCCGAAAAGCATTTAGAAACGTTACATAAAATTGCCGACAGAGAACGTTCTCCTATTTACGATGTTGGAGAAGTTACAGGGAATAACCGCTTTACTTTTGAATCTAAGTTAACTGGAGAAAAACCAATGGATTTGGCTTTAGAAGATATGTTTGGTAGTTCGCCTAAAACCATAATGACAGACAATACCATTGTCAGAAAATATAAAAATCCGCGTTACAAATCTAAAAATTTAAAAATCTATTTAGAGCAAGTGTTGCAGTTAGAAGCTGTGGCTTGTAAAGATTGGTTAACAAACAAAGTAGATAGATGTGTTGGTGGTAAGGTTGCTAAACAACAATGTGTTGGTCCATTACAAATTCCGTTAAATAATGTTGGTGTTATGGCATTAGATTATAACGGAAAAGAAGGAATTGCTACATCTATTGGCCATGCACCTATTTCGGCTTTAATTCAGCCAGATGCAGGTAGTAGAAATGCCATTACAGAATCACTTACCAATATTATTTGGGCACCTTTAAAAGATAATTTAAAAAGCGTATCCTTATCTGCAAACTGGATGTGGCCGTGTAAAAACGAAGGTGAAGATGCTCGTTTATATAAAGCCGTACAAGCCGTTTCAGAATTTGCAATCGACTTGGGGATTAATGTTCCTACAGGAAAAGATTCACTTTCTATGAAGCAAAAATATCCTAACGAAGAGGTTATTGCTCCAGGAACAGTTATTATTTCTGCAGCAGGACATTGTAACGAAATTACAAAGGTTGTAGAACCGCTTTTAAAAGCTAATGCCGGCAACATTTACTATATTAATATCTCTCAAGACGACTTTAAATTAGGTGGAAGTTCGTTCTTCCAAGTGCTTAACGCCATCGGAAACGACACACCTGATGTTAAGAGTACAGACTTTGTTAAAACTGCTTTTAATACCATTCAAGATTTAATTAAAGCAGATAAAATTAAAGCAGGTCACGATATTGCTTCAGGAGGATTAATAACTACTTTATTAGAGTTGTGTTTTGCAGATGTAAATTTAGGAGCAGATTTTGATTTTACAGCTTTAAATGAAGAAGATTCATTAAAATTATTATTCTCTGAAAATGCAGGATTAGTATTCCAAGCCGATGCTTCAGTAGAAGAACACTTTGCAAATGCAGGTGTAGAAGTCTTTAACATTGGAACAGCAAATAATTCAGGACAAATAAGCATTAAAAACCACGAAGAAGTTTTCGCTTTCAATATTTCTGAAATGCGCGACGTTTGGTATAAAACATCGTATTTATTAGACAAAAAACAAACGGCAAATAACGTGGCAGAGGCACGTTACGAGAACTACAAAAATCAGCCACTACAGTATACATTCCCTAAAAACTTTACAGGTAAACTAACTAAAATTGATGCGAGCCAGCCAAGACCAAAAGCAGCCATACTTCGTGAAAAAGGAAGTAATTCTGAACGCGAAATGGCTAATGCTATGTATTTAGCTGGTTTTGATGTTAAAGACGTACACATGACCGATTTAATTTCTGGTCGTGAAACCCTTGAAGACATTCAATTTTTAGGTGCTGTGGGAGGATTTAGTAATTCAGATGTTTTAGGTTCTGCTAAAGGTTGGGCAGGAGCTATTAAATATAACGACAAAGCGAATAAAGTTATTCAAGATTTCTTCGCTAGAAAAGACACCTTATCTGTTGGTATTTGTAATGGTTGCCAATTATGGATGGAATTAGAATTAATTAATCCAGAGCACGACGTTCACGGAAAAATGCTTCATAACGATTCTCATAAGCACGAAAGTTCATTCACGTCTGTAAAAATTCAGAAAAATAATTCGGTAATGTTATCGAGTTTAGAAGGCAGCACTTTAGGTGTTTGGATTTCTCATGGTGAAGGAAAATTTAATCTTCCTAAAGAAGAAAGCGCTTATAATATTGTTGCAAAATACGGTTACGAAAGTTATCCAGCAAACCCGAATGGTTCAGACTATAATACAGCCATGATGTGTGACGCTACAGGAAGACATTTAGTAACGATGCCACATATAGAACGTTCAACATTTCAATGGAACTGGGCAAATTATCCAGAAGGCAGAACAGATGAAGTTTCGCCTTGGTTAGAAGCGTTTGAAAATGCTAAAAAGTGGATTACGTCTAATACAAAATAA
- a CDS encoding response regulator transcription factor, translating into MSTTILLADDHPLLLNGTKEFLEKKWFKVISTATDGNTAYHKIIDLKPDIAILDFDMPKLNGLEIALQLKRHQAHTKVIILTLHKQESILKEVGKSIHGYLTKDSALEELESCLEHINNNTNYIGENLKSNSLFNVKADANIVKLTPSELKILSYLNKNLNSNQIAEELFISKRTVEKHRSNIIKKLEIDTTNQNALFVWLKTHPNIFNT; encoded by the coding sequence ATGTCTACTACTATTTTACTTGCAGACGACCACCCTTTATTGTTAAATGGGACCAAAGAGTTTTTAGAAAAAAAATGGTTTAAAGTTATTTCAACAGCCACAGATGGAAATACAGCATATCATAAAATTATAGATTTAAAACCCGACATTGCAATTTTAGATTTTGATATGCCAAAACTAAATGGTTTAGAAATAGCACTACAACTTAAACGACATCAAGCCCACACAAAAGTTATCATTTTAACCTTACATAAACAAGAATCTATTTTAAAAGAAGTTGGCAAATCTATACATGGTTATCTCACTAAAGACAGTGCTCTAGAAGAGTTAGAATCCTGCTTAGAACACATAAATAACAACACCAATTACATTGGCGAAAACTTAAAAAGCAACTCTTTATTTAACGTTAAAGCAGATGCTAATATTGTAAAACTCACGCCCAGTGAACTAAAAATTTTAAGCTATTTAAATAAAAACCTAAATAGCAATCAAATCGCTGAAGAATTATTTATATCTAAGCGTACTGTTGAAAAGCACCGAAGTAATATTATAAAAAAATTAGAAATAGATACTACAAACCAAAATGCCCTTTTTGTTTGGTTAAAAACACATCCTAATATATTTAATACGTAG